One window of Poseidonibacter antarcticus genomic DNA carries:
- a CDS encoding aldehyde dehydrogenase family protein, with translation MAYTRPEFKKQFENFIGGEWVAPLSGEYIDNISPVDGEFLTSVPRSNEKDVESAVLAADKAFQEFKKTTIVERSTLLNKIADAIEANLENIAVAETLDNGKAVRETLNADLPLVVDHFRYFASVIRGETGTTSDLDNTTVSEEIHEPLGVVAQIIPWNFPLLMAAWKLAPALAAGNCVVMKPASATPMAILIMMEAIQDILPKGVINIVNGSGGKIGKFLTTHPLVRKVAFTGETSTGQMIMQYATENIIPSTLELGGKSPNIFMESIMDKDDEFFDKAIEGLVLFAFNSGEVCSCPSRALIQESIYEPFMARVLERVKAITQENPLDPATKMGAQCSVSQKEKILSYIKIGKEEGAECLIGGDAYDNKTFPNGNYIQPTIFKGHNKMRIFQEEIFGPVLAVTTFKDEAEALEIANDTIYGLGSGVWSRDAHQLHNISRGLEAGRVWVNCYHLYPSHASFGGYKKSGIGKETHMMVLNAYRHTKNILTSYSKDALGFF, from the coding sequence ATGGCATATACTAGACCAGAATTTAAAAAACAATTTGAAAACTTTATCGGTGGAGAATGGGTAGCGCCTCTAAGTGGAGAATATATTGATAATATTTCACCAGTTGATGGAGAATTTTTAACAAGTGTTCCTAGATCAAATGAAAAAGATGTAGAATCTGCTGTACTTGCTGCTGACAAAGCATTCCAAGAATTTAAAAAGACTACTATAGTTGAAAGAAGTACATTATTAAATAAAATTGCTGATGCAATAGAAGCTAACTTAGAAAATATTGCCGTTGCAGAAACTTTAGATAATGGTAAAGCTGTTAGAGAAACTTTAAATGCTGATTTACCTTTAGTTGTAGATCACTTTAGATATTTTGCTTCAGTAATTAGAGGGGAAACTGGTACAACTAGTGATTTAGATAATACTACTGTATCTGAAGAAATTCATGAACCATTAGGTGTTGTTGCTCAAATTATTCCTTGGAACTTCCCATTATTAATGGCTGCATGGAAATTAGCACCTGCATTAGCTGCTGGAAATTGTGTTGTTATGAAACCAGCATCTGCTACTCCAATGGCTATTTTAATTATGATGGAAGCAATTCAAGATATATTACCAAAAGGTGTTATTAATATTGTTAATGGTTCTGGTGGGAAAATCGGTAAATTCCTTACAACTCATCCATTAGTTAGAAAAGTTGCATTTACAGGTGAAACTTCAACTGGTCAAATGATTATGCAATATGCTACAGAAAATATTATTCCTTCTACACTTGAACTTGGTGGAAAATCACCAAATATCTTTATGGAATCAATTATGGATAAAGATGATGAATTCTTTGACAAAGCTATTGAAGGTTTAGTGTTATTCGCATTTAACTCAGGTGAAGTTTGTTCTTGTCCTTCAAGAGCATTAATTCAAGAATCAATTTATGAACCATTTATGGCTAGAGTATTAGAAAGAGTAAAAGCTATTACTCAAGAAAATCCATTGGATCCTGCAACTAAAATGGGAGCTCAATGTTCTGTTTCTCAAAAAGAGAAAATTCTTTCTTATATCAAAATTGGTAAAGAAGAAGGTGCTGAATGTTTAATTGGTGGAGATGCTTATGATAATAAAACTTTCCCTAATGGAAACTACATTCAACCAACAATCTTCAAAGGTCATAATAAAATGAGAATCTTCCAAGAAGAAATCTTTGGACCTGTTTTAGCTGTTACTACATTTAAAGATGAAGCAGAAGCATTGGAAATTGCAAATGATACTATCTACGGATTAGGTTCAGGTGTATGGTCAAGAGATGCTCATCAATTACATAACATTTCAAGAGGACTTGAAGCTGGTAGAGTTTGGGTAAATTGTTACCACTTATACCCATCACATGCATCATTTGGTGGATATAAAAAATCAGGTATCGGTAAAGAAACTCATATGATGGTATTAAATGCATATAGACATACTAAAAATATTTTAACTTCTTACTCAAAAGATGCATTAGGATTCTTTTAG
- the pqqE gene encoding pyrroloquinoline quinone biosynthesis protein PqqE has product MTNEIKPPLWILLELTHKCPLECAYCYNQLDFTNTKDKMSTKDWFRVMDEARDMGAVQLGISGGEPLLNKDLVQIVEYANNKKFYTNLITSGVGAPKGIVQKLKDAGLKTVQLGIQSHDRNTMTLITNNKNSYDEKIAFAKEVKAAGLQLIINTCITRQNIHQVGEIIEFADELGGNYLEIANIQYYGWALKNINALLPTQEQLDVAKKVTDFYRSKEKAMKVFFVVPDYFADRPKACMNGWGTTFLTINPDGVALPCNTANTLPLEFPNVHDFSIEQIWNESHAFNYFRGDSWMNPTCASCDEKEQDFGGCRCQAFALTGDMNEADPVCSKSKFHHVVTDKVAESLGTTDAKIWYRNRKNSLLLS; this is encoded by the coding sequence ATGACTAATGAAATAAAACCTCCATTATGGATACTTTTAGAATTAACACATAAATGTCCACTAGAGTGTGCATACTGTTATAATCAACTTGATTTTACAAATACAAAAGATAAAATGAGTACAAAAGACTGGTTTAGAGTAATGGATGAAGCAAGAGATATGGGTGCTGTTCAGCTTGGTATTTCAGGTGGTGAACCATTATTAAATAAAGACTTAGTACAAATTGTAGAATATGCAAATAATAAAAAGTTTTATACAAACCTTATTACTTCAGGTGTTGGAGCTCCAAAAGGAATAGTACAAAAACTAAAAGATGCAGGGCTTAAAACTGTTCAACTTGGAATTCAATCTCATGATAGAAATACTATGACATTAATTACAAATAATAAAAACTCGTATGATGAAAAAATAGCTTTTGCAAAAGAAGTAAAAGCTGCTGGATTACAGCTTATTATTAATACTTGTATTACTAGACAAAATATTCATCAAGTAGGTGAGATTATCGAGTTTGCAGATGAATTAGGTGGGAACTACCTTGAAATTGCAAATATTCAATATTATGGTTGGGCATTAAAAAATATTAATGCACTTCTTCCAACACAAGAGCAACTAGATGTTGCAAAAAAAGTAACAGATTTTTATAGATCAAAAGAAAAAGCTATGAAAGTATTCTTTGTTGTTCCAGATTATTTTGCAGATAGACCAAAAGCCTGTATGAATGGATGGGGAACTACATTTTTAACAATTAATCCAGATGGTGTTGCACTTCCTTGTAATACAGCAAATACATTACCTTTGGAATTTCCAAATGTTCATGACTTTTCAATTGAACAAATTTGGAATGAATCTCACGCTTTTAATTATTTTAGAGGTGATTCTTGGATGAACCCAACTTGTGCATCTTGTGATGAAAAAGAACAAGATTTTGGAGGATGTAGATGTCAAGCATTTGCATTAACAGGAGATATGAATGAAGCTGATCCTGTATGTTCTAAATCAAAATTCCATCATGTAGTAACAGATAAAGTAGCTGAAAGCTTAGGAACTACAGATGCAAAAATATGGTATAGAAATAGAAAAAACTCACTTCTACTTTCGTAA
- a CDS encoding response regulator transcription factor — protein sequence MKILLLEDDAMLNEMIGEYLTSTGHVVRSTSTGRDCLQILDNEKFDLLILDINLPDINGFTILETLHDQKRVIPTIYISALIEIEDISRAFDIGCHDYLKKPFHLKELTIRINKILKTTIVPQRHKRLSKNYSYDSETMTLLFNNEPHILPKRQIQIIELLAHNRSLVVQYDMFRNYVWNDDFIDNATIRAEVNRVKKVLKEDFIKNIRGSGYMVERPN from the coding sequence ATGAAAATATTACTATTAGAAGATGATGCAATGTTAAATGAAATGATAGGTGAATATTTAACATCAACAGGACATGTAGTAAGAAGTACTAGTACAGGAAGAGATTGTTTACAAATATTAGATAATGAAAAATTTGATTTATTAATCCTAGATATTAATTTACCAGATATAAATGGATTTACAATATTAGAAACATTACACGATCAAAAAAGAGTTATACCAACTATATATATATCTGCATTAATTGAAATAGAAGACATTTCAAGAGCTTTTGATATTGGTTGCCATGATTATTTGAAAAAACCTTTTCATTTAAAAGAATTAACTATTAGAATAAATAAAATTTTAAAAACAACTATTGTTCCTCAAAGACATAAACGATTATCAAAAAACTATAGCTATGATAGTGAGACTATGACTTTATTATTTAACAATGAACCTCATATTTTACCAAAAAGACAAATACAAATTATAGAACTACTAGCTCATAATAGAAGCTTAGTAGTTCAATATGATATGTTTAGAAACTATGTATGGAATGATGATTTTATTGATAATGCTACTATACGAGCTGAAGTAAATAGAGTTAAAAAAGTTTTAAAAGAAGATTTTATTAAAAATATCAGAGGAAGTGGTTATATGGTGGAAAGACCAAATTAG
- a CDS encoding FIST N-terminal domain-containing protein, translated as MKTFNYTYTKEPLDDLINFSLIKKEKNILIQIFCGHTKEIMQEIVTKLLEELPQAICIGSSTDGEINNSKITTCNTVISFSIFENTTLKTTYVRKKDSFQNGISIAKELFTKDTKLLISFSDGDRMNGEAFLKGIQSVNDNIIVAGGMAGDNANFTQTFVSSQNKIITKGAVAVALDSKTLKVCNAYNFNWSPIGIEHTIDKVEANRVYEISGMKPLDFYEKYLGEYVAKALPATGIEFPLIVKRNGLPIARAVINKHKDGSLSFAGNLYEGDVVKLGFGNVELIMNNPLESLFDTCNIKNTQSFFIYSCMARRRYMPSMVDIEIKPFSQIAPTSGFFTYGEFYHNKGNNELLNQTLTIVALSEVENNDYNLKTSCELEKSTQAISEHARSLQALTHLIQQSSKDYSEQSQELEEGKKYVQNLLDSQKQFLKYAVHETNTPLSIIMGNVEMYEMENGKNKYMSNIEVAMKNISSIYDDLSYLIKKNQVNEATHQINLVDFVRSRIDFFSQSAIKFKSKFEFSSQREIIILNFNEIKLQRIVDNNLTNAIKYSLPNELIRVKMNVINKECHLIIESKSKQILDQQKIFEEYYREQINDQEGFGLGLNLVKRICSEENVGIQLESGINWASFTYIFKEIK; from the coding sequence ATGAAAACATTTAATTATACGTATACAAAAGAACCTCTTGATGATTTAATTAATTTTTCTTTAATAAAAAAAGAGAAAAATATACTAATTCAAATCTTTTGTGGACATACAAAAGAAATTATGCAAGAAATAGTTACTAAACTATTAGAAGAGCTACCTCAAGCTATTTGTATTGGTTCATCAACAGATGGAGAAATTAATAATAGTAAAATCACTACATGTAATACTGTTATCTCTTTTTCTATTTTTGAAAATACTACTTTAAAAACAACTTATGTAAGAAAAAAAGACTCTTTCCAAAATGGAATTTCTATTGCTAAAGAATTATTCACAAAAGATACAAAATTACTTATATCTTTTAGTGATGGAGATAGAATGAATGGCGAAGCTTTTTTAAAAGGTATTCAATCTGTAAATGATAATATTATTGTTGCAGGAGGAATGGCTGGTGATAATGCAAACTTTACACAAACATTTGTATCTTCTCAAAATAAAATTATTACAAAAGGTGCAGTAGCAGTTGCCTTAGACTCTAAAACATTAAAAGTTTGTAATGCATATAACTTTAATTGGTCGCCAATTGGAATTGAACATACTATTGATAAAGTAGAAGCTAATAGAGTTTATGAAATTTCAGGAATGAAACCTTTAGATTTTTATGAAAAATATTTAGGTGAATATGTAGCAAAAGCTCTTCCAGCTACAGGAATTGAATTTCCTTTAATTGTAAAAAGGAATGGTTTACCTATTGCTAGAGCTGTAATAAATAAACATAAAGATGGTAGTCTTAGTTTTGCTGGAAATTTATATGAGGGTGATGTTGTAAAACTAGGATTTGGTAATGTTGAACTTATTATGAATAATCCTTTAGAATCTTTATTTGATACTTGTAATATAAAAAATACACAATCTTTTTTTATTTATTCATGTATGGCAAGAAGACGATATATGCCAAGTATGGTAGATATTGAGATAAAACCTTTTTCTCAAATTGCTCCAACTTCTGGTTTTTTTACTTATGGAGAGTTTTACCATAATAAGGGGAATAATGAATTATTAAATCAAACACTTACTATTGTAGCATTAAGTGAAGTTGAGAATAATGATTATAATCTTAAAACATCATGTGAACTTGAAAAATCTACACAAGCAATTTCAGAACACGCAAGAAGCTTACAAGCGTTAACACATTTAATACAACAATCATCAAAAGATTATAGTGAACAATCACAAGAATTAGAAGAAGGCAAAAAATATGTACAAAATCTTCTTGATTCTCAAAAACAGTTTTTAAAATATGCTGTTCACGAAACAAATACGCCATTATCAATTATAATGGGAAATGTTGAAATGTATGAAATGGAGAATGGCAAAAATAAATATATGTCAAATATAGAAGTTGCTATGAAAAACATATCTAGTATATATGATGACTTAAGTTATTTGATTAAGAAAAATCAAGTAAATGAAGCAACACATCAAATAAATTTAGTTGATTTTGTAAGATCAAGAATTGATTTTTTCTCACAATCTGCTATTAAATTTAAATCAAAATTTGAATTTTCATCACAAAGAGAAATTATTATATTAAATTTTAATGAAATAAAACTGCAAAGAATAGTAGATAATAATCTTACTAATGCAATTAAATATTCATTACCAAATGAGCTAATACGAGTTAAAATGAATGTTATAAATAAAGAATGTCATTTAATAATAGAGAGTAAATCTAAACAAATATTAGATCAACAAAAAATATTTGAAGAATATTATAGAGAACAAATAAATGACCAAGAAGGCTTTGGTCTTGGATTAAACTTAGTAAAACGTATTTGTAGTGAAGAAAATGTAGGTATACAATTAGAATCAGGTATAAATTGGGCCTCATTTACATATATATTTAAGGAAATAAAATGA
- a CDS encoding ATP-binding protein — protein MKLKKLPIGIQTFSEIREDNYVYIDKTQIAFDLIDNYKYIFLSRPRRFGKSLFLDTLRNIFEAKKEYFKDLAIENQWNWKVSYPVIHINFANGKCKSKEEINEAIIRTLKENQKNLNIECEEKGSVSGCFRELIIKANEKYKQKVVILVDEYDKPILDNIENPELAKDIRNRLLDLYSVIKGSDEFLRFAFLTGVSKFTKTSLFSGLNNIVDISLDEDYGDICGYSQNDVETTFKAYLKGVDMQMLKTWYNGYNFLKSDMYNPFDILLFIAKKHKYSNYWFETGTPTFLMKLIKEQNYFLPNLSNLKVDEKLLNSFDIENLDLEVILYQSGYLTIDKVVEKPRGGFWYYLKVPNKEVRLSLSDYIIDYFVSSNITTRINTQDNIYEALEDKNIQNFKESLISIFSSIPYNNYAKNNISQYEGFYASVIYVYLQSLGLNIIGEDVTSKGRIDLTIIMDNAIFIIEFKVDGKENALEQIKDKKYATKYLNHNKDIYLIGIEFNSLDKNISKFEWEEC, from the coding sequence ATGAAATTGAAAAAATTACCAATAGGGATACAAACATTTAGTGAAATAAGAGAAGATAATTATGTATATATTGATAAAACACAAATAGCATTTGATTTAATAGATAACTATAAATATATCTTTTTATCAAGACCAAGACGATTTGGGAAAAGCCTTTTTTTAGATACCTTAAGAAACATCTTTGAAGCAAAAAAAGAATACTTTAAAGACTTAGCAATAGAAAATCAATGGAATTGGAAGGTAAGTTATCCTGTTATTCATATTAACTTTGCAAATGGTAAATGTAAGAGTAAAGAAGAAATAAATGAAGCTATTATTCGTACATTAAAAGAAAATCAAAAGAACTTAAATATAGAATGTGAAGAAAAAGGTAGTGTATCAGGATGCTTTAGAGAATTAATAATAAAAGCAAATGAAAAGTATAAACAAAAAGTAGTGATTTTAGTAGATGAATATGATAAACCAATCTTAGATAATATAGAAAATCCAGAACTTGCAAAAGACATAAGAAATAGACTACTTGATTTATATAGTGTTATAAAAGGAAGTGATGAGTTTTTACGATTTGCATTTTTAACAGGTGTAAGCAAGTTTACTAAAACGTCATTATTTAGTGGATTAAACAATATAGTAGATATTAGTCTTGATGAAGATTATGGAGATATTTGTGGATACTCTCAAAATGATGTAGAAACAACATTCAAAGCATATTTAAAAGGTGTAGATATGCAAATGCTAAAGACTTGGTACAATGGCTATAACTTCCTAAAAAGTGATATGTATAATCCTTTTGATATATTATTATTTATTGCAAAGAAACACAAATATAGTAACTACTGGTTTGAAACTGGAACACCAACATTTTTAATGAAATTAATCAAAGAACAAAATTATTTCTTACCAAATCTTTCAAATCTAAAAGTAGATGAAAAATTGCTAAATAGCTTTGATATAGAAAACCTAGATTTAGAAGTGATTTTATATCAAAGTGGATATTTGACTATTGATAAAGTAGTGGAAAAACCAAGAGGAGGATTTTGGTATTATCTTAAAGTTCCAAATAAGGAAGTAAGACTTTCTTTAAGTGATTATATTATAGATTATTTTGTTTCTAGTAATATAACTACTAGAATTAATACACAAGATAATATTTATGAAGCATTAGAAGATAAAAATATACAAAACTTCAAAGAATCTCTAATATCAATATTTTCATCAATACCATATAACAATTACGCAAAAAATAATATATCTCAATACGAAGGTTTTTACGCAAGTGTAATATATGTTTACCTACAATCTCTAGGCTTAAATATCATAGGCGAAGATGTAACAAGTAAAGGAAGAATTGATTTAACTATTATTATGGATAATGCAATTTTTATAATTGAGTTTAAAGTAGATGGTAAAGAAAATGCATTAGAGCAGATTAAAGATAAAAAATATGCAACAAAATACCTTAATCATAATAAAGATATTTATCTTATAGGAATTGAATTTAATTCTCTTGATAAAAATATTTCTAAGTTTGAGTGGGAAGAGTGTTAA
- the pqqD gene encoding pyrroloquinoline quinone biosynthesis peptide chaperone PqqD has protein sequence MQLEKSLAINNHFQLQWEEKQNCFVLLYPEGMVQLSQSAGEIMNLCDGKNTIIDITNALEEKFNLVGLLNDVKEFLEDAMNRKWVIYND, from the coding sequence ATGCAACTAGAAAAATCACTTGCGATAAATAATCATTTTCAACTTCAATGGGAAGAAAAACAAAATTGTTTTGTATTATTATATCCAGAAGGAATGGTTCAACTAAGCCAAAGTGCTGGTGAAATCATGAACCTTTGTGATGGAAAAAATACTATAATAGATATTACAAATGCATTAGAAGAAAAATTTAATTTAGTTGGACTTTTAAATGATGTAAAAGAATTTTTAGAAGATGCGATGAATAGAAAGTGGGTAATTTACAATGACTAA
- the pqqC gene encoding pyrroloquinoline-quinone synthase PqqC codes for MSELLSREDFEKKLRDMGSMYHIHHPFHVRMYEGSCTKEEIQGWVANRFYYQCAIPIKDAAIMSNNPPIEDRRKWVDRILDHDSVDGGIEAWLDLGVAVGLKKEDLISHKFVLPAVRFAVDAYVNFARRSPWKEAAMSSLTEMFAPQIHQQRLDTWPKNYPWIEQDGLKYFQKRLSEARRDVQHGLSMTLVEFDTVELQNRACEILQFKLDILWTMCDALYLAYELKRPPYFNIKDCNATRKITCDK; via the coding sequence ATGAGTGAATTATTAAGTAGAGAAGATTTTGAAAAAAAACTAAGAGATATGGGTTCAATGTATCATATTCATCATCCTTTTCACGTAAGAATGTATGAAGGTTCTTGTACTAAAGAAGAAATACAAGGTTGGGTAGCAAATAGATTTTATTATCAATGTGCAATTCCAATTAAAGATGCGGCAATTATGTCAAATAATCCACCTATTGAAGATAGAAGAAAATGGGTTGATAGAATATTAGATCATGATAGTGTTGATGGTGGTATTGAAGCTTGGCTAGATTTAGGTGTTGCAGTTGGTTTAAAAAAAGAAGATCTAATCTCACATAAATTTGTACTTCCAGCTGTAAGATTTGCTGTTGATGCTTATGTAAACTTTGCTAGAAGAAGTCCTTGGAAAGAAGCTGCAATGTCTTCATTAACTGAAATGTTTGCACCTCAAATTCACCAACAAAGATTAGATACATGGCCTAAAAATTATCCATGGATAGAACAAGATGGATTAAAATATTTTCAAAAAAGATTAAGTGAAGCAAGACGAGATGTTCAACATGGATTATCAATGACTTTAGTAGAGTTTGATACAGTAGAATTACAAAATAGAGCTTGTGAAATTTTACAGTTTAAATTGGATATTCTATGGACAATGTGTGATGCTTTATATTTAGCATATGAACTAAAAAGACCACCATATTTTAATATAAAGGATTGTAATGCAACTAGAAAAATCACTTGCGATAAATAA
- a CDS encoding acetyl-CoA carboxylase biotin carboxylase subunit produces MNIMKIKKVLVANRGEIALRIIRACKELDIKSVAIFSEVDVEGLWVRKADECYPLVGNPIEAYLNYDRIIDLAKKANCDAIHPGYGFLSESAEFAQACDKAGVIFIGPKAEHIALFGDKMASKEAMKGIGVPVLEGINTPVTNIKEGEKISREIGFPVIIKAAFGGGGKGMRIVREEKDFKEMFEAATDEAKKFFGKGDAFIEKFVENPRHIEVQVIADKYGNVLHLGERDCSIQRKHQKVIEIAPSPRLNEKVRRELYRVSTKAMFKLGYESVGTIEFLVDKDDNIYFIEMNTRVQVEHPVTEIISGIDIIQRMIEIAEGDKLQFLQEEIKFRGYAIEFRINAEDPKKKFMPSSGTVEKYLTPGGPGVRIDTSIYTGYKIPANYDSMIGKLIVWGLDWEGTVRKARRALDEFYIQGLPTNIPLHREIVRDIDFIEGNIDTSYLEKKLDKFNMDAINHIEEEEKKMKNITQLLKSIKEKNVSVR; encoded by the coding sequence ATGAATATAATGAAAATTAAAAAAGTTTTAGTAGCCAATAGAGGGGAAATTGCTTTAAGAATCATTAGAGCATGTAAAGAATTAGATATTAAGTCTGTTGCAATTTTTTCAGAAGTTGATGTAGAGGGTCTTTGGGTTAGAAAAGCTGATGAGTGTTATCCATTAGTTGGAAATCCTATTGAAGCATACTTAAACTATGATCGAATTATAGATTTAGCAAAAAAAGCTAATTGTGATGCTATTCATCCTGGATATGGTTTTTTATCTGAAAGTGCTGAATTTGCTCAAGCTTGTGATAAAGCAGGTGTAATTTTTATAGGTCCAAAAGCTGAACATATAGCACTTTTTGGGGATAAAATGGCTTCAAAAGAAGCTATGAAAGGTATTGGAGTTCCAGTTCTTGAAGGTATAAATACTCCTGTAACAAATATCAAAGAAGGTGAAAAGATTTCAAGAGAAATTGGTTTTCCTGTTATTATCAAAGCTGCTTTTGGTGGTGGTGGTAAGGGTATGAGAATAGTAAGAGAAGAAAAAGATTTCAAAGAAATGTTTGAAGCAGCTACAGATGAAGCCAAAAAGTTCTTTGGAAAAGGTGATGCTTTTATTGAAAAGTTTGTTGAAAACCCAAGACATATTGAAGTTCAAGTAATTGCAGATAAATATGGAAATGTTCTTCACTTAGGTGAAAGAGATTGTTCTATTCAAAGAAAACACCAAAAAGTAATCGAAATTGCTCCAAGTCCAAGACTTAACGAAAAAGTAAGAAGAGAATTATATAGGGTTTCAACAAAAGCAATGTTCAAATTAGGATATGAGAGCGTTGGAACTATTGAATTTTTGGTTGATAAAGATGACAATATTTATTTTATTGAAATGAATACAAGAGTTCAAGTTGAGCATCCAGTAACTGAGATTATTTCAGGAATTGATATTATTCAAAGAATGATAGAAATAGCAGAAGGTGATAAACTACAATTTTTACAAGAAGAAATAAAATTTAGAGGTTATGCAATTGAGTTTAGAATTAATGCTGAAGATCCTAAGAAAAAATTTATGCCATCATCTGGAACAGTAGAAAAATACCTAACACCAGGAGGTCCAGGAGTTAGAATAGATACTAGTATTTATACTGGATATAAAATCCCTGCGAACTATGACTCAATGATTGGAAAACTAATTGTTTGGGGATTAGACTGGGAAGGAACAGTAAGAAAAGCTAGACGAGCATTAGATGAGTTTTATATCCAAGGACTTCCTACAAATATTCCTTTACATAGAGAAATTGTAAGAGATATTGACTTTATAGAGGGGAATATTGATACAAGTTATCTTGAAAAAAAATTAGATAAATTTAATATGGATGCAATAAATCATATTGAAGAAGAAGAAAAAAAAATGAAAAATATAACTCAATTACTTAAAAGTATAAAAGAAAAAAACGTTAGCGTAAGGTAA
- a CDS encoding AraC family transcriptional regulator, translating into MKKETLEKRTKIANNILYYIYTHIEINIDIEELSIDLGVSKFHMHRIFKEIFGINIYENIKSIRLQKASNLLLTNKYSTISNIANMCGYSSQSSFIKIFKERFEQTPKQWRNGGYKDYSNKILEQSEIAKKSTADFSNISPEIVKMPAMKSFYIRNRGYNLNIKQTWQKLQTWVLTNDIHSYKQIALFHDNPTITPLNECQYIACIVPDESEIITSNRLPSFNIAAGVYAKFDLQGKKGDVLKFIHWVYHEWLPNSEYETTTKPSYTVYKKNNYLNKEDDFDISFYVSINF; encoded by the coding sequence ATGAAAAAAGAAACTCTAGAAAAAAGAACAAAAATAGCTAACAATATTTTATATTATATATATACACATATTGAAATAAATATTGATATAGAAGAACTTAGTATTGATTTAGGTGTGAGTAAATTTCATATGCATCGTATTTTCAAAGAGATATTTGGAATAAATATATATGAAAATATAAAATCAATTAGATTACAAAAAGCATCAAATCTACTTTTGACAAATAAATACTCAACAATCTCAAATATTGCTAATATGTGCGGATATTCATCTCAATCATCTTTTATAAAGATTTTTAAAGAACGATTTGAACAAACACCAAAACAGTGGAGAAATGGTGGTTATAAAGATTATTCAAATAAAATTTTAGAGCAATCGGAAATAGCAAAAAAATCAACAGCAGATTTTTCAAATATAAGCCCAGAGATAGTAAAAATGCCTGCTATGAAAAGTTTTTATATTAGAAATAGAGGTTATAATTTAAATATTAAACAAACGTGGCAAAAGCTTCAAACTTGGGTTTTAACAAATGATATTCATTCATATAAGCAAATAGCATTATTTCATGATAATCCAACAATCACACCATTAAATGAATGTCAATATATAGCTTGTATCGTCCCAGATGAAAGTGAAATAATAACAAGCAATAGACTTCCTAGTTTTAATATAGCAGCAGGTGTTTATGCAAAGTTTGATTTACAAGGAAAAAAAGGAGATGTGTTAAAATTCATACATTGGGTTTATCACGAATGGCTTCCAAATAGTGAATATGAAACAACTACAAAACCATCATATACTGTATATAAAAAGAATAATTATCTAAATAAAGAAGATGATTTTGATATTAGTTTTTATGTTTCTATTAATTTTTAA